Part of the Nitrospinota bacterium genome, CTCTCTTGCCTTTATACAAAGGGGGTTAAGACCTTTCCTGTATTGGGGGTTGCTTAGAGGGGGGGCCTCCGCCGAGGGAATGCTTCGTGGCTCGTGAGGTAGTCATTTTCCCGCACCCCGCCCTGCGCAAGGTATGCGACCCGGTCCACACCTTCGACGCCGAGCTTCGCCAGCTCGTCGAGGAGATGTTCGAGGCGATGCACCGGGCCCCGGGCGTTGGCCTCGCAGCTCCGCAGGTCGATGTGCCCCGGCGCGTCCTGGTGGTGGACATCAGCATCGGCCAAGACCCGGGGTCCACGCGAACCCTGATAAACCCGGAGATTCTAGCCACCAATGGCTCCACGGTCGCGATGGACGAAGGGTGCCTATCTTTCCCAGGGATGAACATCGAGATAGACAGGCCCGAGGGGGTGACGGTCCGCTTTCAGACCGTTGAGGGGGAGCCTGTGGAGGAGGAGGCGTCGGGCCTCCTTGCACGGGTTTACCAGCATGAGATTGACCACCTTGATGGGGTGCTCTATTTCGACCATCTCAGCGTCATCAAGCGGGAGCTTTTCAAGAAGGAATATAAGCGTATCCTCAACCAGCGCGAGCGCTAGCCGTCTCCCTTCCTACTTCCGCCGAGGCTGCAGAGCTTATGGACGTGCTCTTCATGGGGACTCCGGAGTTCGCCGTACCGACCCTCCAGGCTCTCCTGGGCTCCAGACACGACCTTCGGGCTGTTGTGACCCAGCCCGACAAGCCCGCAGGCCGGGGACGGCGGCTCAGCGCTCCTAAAGTCAAACAGCTTGCACTCGCTCACGAAATCCCCTGCCTGCAGCCGGCGGCTTTGAACGACCCCACGGTTGAAGATGCGTTGTCAGCTCTCGAGCCGGAGGTGATTGTGGTTGCGGCGTACGGCAAAATCCTTCCGCCCAGCATCCTTAACATTCCGCCCATGGGGTGCATCAACGTCCACGCATCGTTGCTGCCGAAGTACCGTGGGGCCGCGCCGATCCAATGGGCCATTATCAATGGGGAGACCGAGACGGGCATCACCATCATGCTCATGGACGAGGAGATGGACCACGGCCCCATCCTCTTGCAGCGGCCCGTGCCCATCTTGCCTGATGAGACGGCCGGGGAGCTCCACGACCGGCTCGCCGCCCTGGGGCCCCCCTGCCTCCTGGAGGCCCTGGAGGGCCTAGAGGCTGGCTCCCTTACGCCTCGTACGCAGGACCACGCTGAGGCCACCTACGCCCCGATGCTTTCCAAGGAGGACGGCCGCCTCGACTGGAGCGAGCCTTCCGAGACGGTGGTCAACCGTGTGAGGGGCGTTACCCCGTGGCCTGGCGCGACGACAACGTTGGGTGGCGAGCCCATCAAGGTCTGGCAGGCGTCCGTGGGTCCTGCAGAGGCTTCCGGACGGCCGGGAGAGGTTGTGGCCGTGGGAGAGGACGGCCTGACGGTGGCCTGCGGGCGTGGCGCCGTGCGCATAGAAGAGCTCCAGGTTGCCGGAAGACGGCGCATGGCCGTAGCGAGCTTTCTTAGGGGCTATCCGGTGGCGCCGGGAACGATTCTGGGAGGGCAGGGGTGAACGAGCCCAGCGTGAGCCGACGGGTTGCTGCCCGGGTCTTGGAGAGCTTGGAGAGCAAGGGCGGTTTCGCCAACGAACTGCTTCGGGTTCTGTTGGACTCGGCGGCCGAGGGGAGCGCGAAGTCGATCCTGCCCGCCGACCGAGCCCTCGCCCGCGAGCTGGTCTACGGGGTCTGCCGGTGGCGGAGCCGTCTGGATTGGGCGTTGAGCCAGGTTTCCGACCAGCCAGTAGGGGACCTTGACGAGCGAATTAAGACCATCCTTAGGCTCGGCGCCTACCAAATTCTGGAGTTGGATCGGATTCCCCCGTGGGCAGCGGTTAATGAATCTGTTAACCTCGCCAAGGCGACAGGCAGGCGACAGGCGGCGAGCTTCGTTAATGCGGTCCTTCGACATCTGGTCCGCAGGCAGGCCGAGCTCGCCGAGCCTACCTTCGACGACCCCATGGAAGCACTGGTCGTAGGGCAGTCTCATCCCCGCTGGCTCGTGGAGCGGTGGGTGGCGCGTTTCGGCCGCGAGGCTACGGCGTCCATCCTGGAGGCCAACAATGAGCGGGCGCCCCTTACGCTGCGAATCAACCCGCTGAAGGCCTCCCTGAAGGAGGTGGCGACCTCTCTGGAGAAAGAGGGTTTCGGAGTGCGGGAGTCGTCCGTCGTCCCTGGGGCGTTGCGGGTGGAATCGGGCCCCGTTGAGGTTACGACCACGGAGGTCTTTCAGTCGGGCGCCTGCACCATACAGGATGAGGGGGCGGCCTTGGTGGGGTATCTCTCGGCCCCCGAGGCGGGCCAGACGGTGCTCGATGCCTGCGCCGCTCCAGGCGGGAAGGCGACCCACATGGCCGAACAGATGGCTGATGGAGGCGTCATCCTTGCCATGGACCGCCATGAGGGGAGGATGCGACGCCTAGTTGCCAATGGCCGTCGCTTGGGTCTGCGCTCCATTCTTCCTTTTATTGGCGATGGCCTCTCTCCACCCCTGAGAGAACCCGTCCCTCTTGTCCTCGCCGATGCACCATGTTCCGGATTAGGCATCCTGAGGCGCCATCCCGAGGGCAAGTGGCTCAAGGGGCCCGAGATAATCGAGCGTCACGCCGCCCTTCAGGCCGCGTTGCTTGAAGCCCTGGCGCCGTGCGTTGCCGAGGGAGGCGTGCTAATATACAGTGTCTGCGCATTCGAGCCGGAGGAGACGAACGAGTTGGTGGCCCGGTGGATGGCCCAAAGGCCGGGTTGGACGGTGGAGGACCCAAGGCCCCACCTGCCTGATGCCGCCCACCGGTGGGTGACCGCCGAAGGGGCATTGTCTATCGTGCCCGAGTCTGGGGGCCCGGACGGATTTTACGCCGTCCGACTGAGGCGCGCTCGCCTATAGGGGAGACGAAGGGATGAAGGGCTTCCTCCGATGGGTTGCTTTCACCCTGCTCTGCATCGTCGTGGGGATTGCGAGCGGCCTGGTCCTGCTGAACTTCACCCTCTCGGGCGGGGAGGTGGTCGTGCCCGACCTCGAAAGCAAGGACATCCTGGTGGCCCTGACCGTCCTCAACCAGCGAGAGGTGAACCTGCGGATTGTGCGGCGCGAGTACTCTACAGCAGTGCCGAAAAACGTCATAATCTCGCAGCGTCCAGGGGCGGGCACGAGGATCAAGAAAGACAGCGACGTCTCGGTGGTCATCAGCCGAGGGCCGAAGGAGGTGGTGGTGCCGACTCTGACCGGGGAGACCGTCCGACGAGCCACCATAGTTCTTCGGCGAAATGGCCTAATGCCGGGACTACTTACAAGAACCCCCTCGGAGACACATCCGGCCCAGATCATTCTCGCCCAGGACCCATTGGCCGGGGTTGTCGTCGAGCGGGGAGGCGCCATCAACTTGCTGATCTCCACGGGCAAGGAGCCAGTCTATTTCCATCTGCCCTCATTCGCGGGCCAAAAGCTCAAATCAGCTGCCAAGGCTGTCGAAGATATGGGCCTCAAGGTTGGCGCCATTACCTACGAGCCGGCCAACGGGGCCCGGCCGAGCACGGTTGTCTCCCAATCTCCTCCGCCGGGAAGCCGCGTGGCAGCCGGCGAGGCCGTCCGTCTCGCCCTGGCCAAGGCCGGACCCCATCAAGAAGCCCCCGGTGAGGGGACTTTCACTGTATTCACCTACACTGTTCCAAAAGGTGTATTGGAGCGCCATGTCAAAGTGGAGGTGGTCTATGATGTCTTGAGCGAGACGGTCTTCGATCGTATGACTAGGCCGGGCATGGAGATCCGCCTGCTTCTTCGGATTCACGGAGATCCAAGCGCCCGCATCTATCTCGATGGGGAGCTTGTCGAAGAGCGCCCCCTGTGAAGCCCCGCTTGAGCCGGGAGACATTCTGACATATAATTTTGTTCTTACCGCGTTTGTTTGACTGGGACGATGCCAATGGTTCAAGTTGCCCCATCTATACTCGCCTGCGATTTCTCCCGCATGGGTGAGGAGGTGGCCGCCGTGGCCGCTGCCGGCGCCGACCTCCTCCACGTGGACGTCATGGATGGCCGATTTGTGCCCAACATCTCCATCGGCGTCCCCGTGGTCACGAGCCTCCGGCGGGTCACCGACCTGCCCCTAGACGTCCACCTCATGGTGATGGAGCCTGAGCGCTACATTGAGGCCTTCGCCGAAGCCGGGGCCGATTACATCTCCGTTCATGTCGAGGTCTGCGGCCACCTCCAGGGGACTCTCATGCTCATTAAAGAGATGGAGGTGAAGGCCGGCGTCGTCCTCAACCCATCCACGCCCTTAAACACCCTCGATGAAGTTCTGCCCGAGGCCGACTATGTCCTGCTGATGGGCGTCAACCCCGGTTTCGGTGGCCAGAAGTTCATCGACAGCGTGGAGGGAAAAGTCGCTAGGCTTCGGAGCAGAATCGACGAGGCGGGACTTCCCACCCTCATCGAGGTGGACGGAGGGGTCACATTAGACAATGCCGGGCGCCTTCGCAAAGCCGGGGTAGATATTCTGGTGGCGGGCACTACCATCTTCAGCGCCGAGGAATACTCCATAATAATCAAGGCGCTCCGCACCGGGCCCTGATAGTCAATTTTCCTTGACACTAGTGGTATTTAGTTTAAAATTAAACAGTTACGCTTGCTTCCAGCTTGAACGCCCCGCGAGGCGGGGTTGCTTTGCAGGTGGTAATAGACGAAAAACAGTGTGAAAAAGAGGAGGTGAGTGCGTGGCGGTCAAAATCCGTCTGAAGCGGATGGGCGCAAAGAAAAATCCCAAGTACCGAGTAGTGGTGGCTGATGTCCGCTCGCCCCGCGACGGGCGGGTCATCGAGGAGCTGGGGACGTATGACCCGATACCCACCCCGCCGGTGGTCAGTATCAATGAGCCTCGAGCCCTCTATTGGTTGGGCCAGGGGGCGCGGCCCACGGATAAGGTGGCCAGCCTGCTTAGAGGCGTCGGGCTGCTGAAGAAGTTCCGTGAAGCCGCCGCCCCGTCGATCGAGTAGACTGCGAATCGAGCAAACTGCGAAAGGGAGTAATACGGCACGCGAGACATCCCGCACGTAAGGGTACGCTGGGAACGAGATGGACGCAGCGTATGACTGACGGCATGGACGGACGTGGCTGTGGAGGGGTCCATGCTCAAAGAGCTCATATACGGCATCGCCAAGGCTTTGGTGGATCACCCCGAGCTGGTGCAAGTCAATGTGGTCGAAGGAGAGAAGACCACCGTAATTGAGTTGCGCGTGGCTCGAGAGGACCTCGGCAAGGTAATAGGCCGAGAGGGGCGTACGGCCAGGGCCATTCGGACCATCCTCAATGCAGTTGCGACCAAACTGCGGAGACGGGCCGTCCTAGAGATTCTTGAATGATGAAGCTCTTCGGCGCATGCGTGCGATGAGTAATTCCTTAATCCTCATTGGCGGAGTGACCCGCGCCCAGGGACTGAAGGGCGCCCTACGGGTGGTGCCGTATCTAGGGGCGAGTGAGGACTACGGGGCCTTAAGCAGCGTCATACTCATGGCCGAGGACCGGGAGGAGGAGCGCACTGTTCGGGCCTGCCGTGCCCACGGAAAGGTTCTGATTATGGAGCTGGATGGGGTGGACGACCGCACGGCCGCCGAGTCCTACGTCGGGGCTGGTCTCTACGCCGACCGACGCCAGCTTCGCGACCTTGAGGCTGGGGAGTTTTACAAGGAGGACCTCATCGAGGCGACCGTCGTGACCGAGGCTGGCAAGCCCATTGGGGCCGTGACCAATTTTATCGCGACGGGCAGCAACGACGTCCTGGTAGTAAAGGGCGACGGCGAGGAACACCTCATTCCACTTATTCACTCGGTCGTCCGATCGGTCGACCTCGAGTCCCGGACCATAACAGTCGTCGCGCTTGAGGAGCTCTACGAGGAGCCCACCGAAGTTTCTTAATCCATGGAAGTCCACATCGTCACACTTTTCCCGGATCTCTTCGCCTCGCCGCTTAAGGAGAGCATTCTCGGCAAGGCGATCGATCGGGGCGTTGTGGACGTGGTCGTCCACGATCTTCGCGACCACGCCCAGGACAAGCATCGGACGGCCGACGATGCCCCGT contains:
- the def gene encoding peptide deformylase, encoding MAREVVIFPHPALRKVCDPVHTFDAELRQLVEEMFEAMHRAPGVGLAAPQVDVPRRVLVVDISIGQDPGSTRTLINPEILATNGSTVAMDEGCLSFPGMNIEIDRPEGVTVRFQTVEGEPVEEEASGLLARVYQHEIDHLDGVLYFDHLSVIKRELFKKEYKRILNQRER
- a CDS encoding methionyl-tRNA formyltransferase; the encoded protein is MDVLFMGTPEFAVPTLQALLGSRHDLRAVVTQPDKPAGRGRRLSAPKVKQLALAHEIPCLQPAALNDPTVEDALSALEPEVIVVAAYGKILPPSILNIPPMGCINVHASLLPKYRGAAPIQWAIINGETETGITIMLMDEEMDHGPILLQRPVPILPDETAGELHDRLAALGPPCLLEALEGLEAGSLTPRTQDHAEATYAPMLSKEDGRLDWSEPSETVVNRVRGVTPWPGATTTLGGEPIKVWQASVGPAEASGRPGEVVAVGEDGLTVACGRGAVRIEELQVAGRRRMAVASFLRGYPVAPGTILGGQG
- the rsmB gene encoding 16S rRNA (cytosine(967)-C(5))-methyltransferase RsmB, with the protein product MNEPSVSRRVAARVLESLESKGGFANELLRVLLDSAAEGSAKSILPADRALARELVYGVCRWRSRLDWALSQVSDQPVGDLDERIKTILRLGAYQILELDRIPPWAAVNESVNLAKATGRRQAASFVNAVLRHLVRRQAELAEPTFDDPMEALVVGQSHPRWLVERWVARFGREATASILEANNERAPLTLRINPLKASLKEVATSLEKEGFGVRESSVVPGALRVESGPVEVTTTEVFQSGACTIQDEGAALVGYLSAPEAGQTVLDACAAPGGKATHMAEQMADGGVILAMDRHEGRMRRLVANGRRLGLRSILPFIGDGLSPPLREPVPLVLADAPCSGLGILRRHPEGKWLKGPEIIERHAALQAALLEALAPCVAEGGVLIYSVCAFEPEETNELVARWMAQRPGWTVEDPRPHLPDAAHRWVTAEGALSIVPESGGPDGFYAVRLRRARL
- a CDS encoding PASTA domain-containing protein translates to MKGFLRWVAFTLLCIVVGIASGLVLLNFTLSGGEVVVPDLESKDILVALTVLNQREVNLRIVRREYSTAVPKNVIISQRPGAGTRIKKDSDVSVVISRGPKEVVVPTLTGETVRRATIVLRRNGLMPGLLTRTPSETHPAQIILAQDPLAGVVVERGGAINLLISTGKEPVYFHLPSFAGQKLKSAAKAVEDMGLKVGAITYEPANGARPSTVVSQSPPPGSRVAAGEAVRLALAKAGPHQEAPGEGTFTVFTYTVPKGVLERHVKVEVVYDVLSETVFDRMTRPGMEIRLLLRIHGDPSARIYLDGELVEERPL
- a CDS encoding ribulose-phosphate 3-epimerase, producing the protein MVQVAPSILACDFSRMGEEVAAVAAAGADLLHVDVMDGRFVPNISIGVPVVTSLRRVTDLPLDVHLMVMEPERYIEAFAEAGADYISVHVEVCGHLQGTLMLIKEMEVKAGVVLNPSTPLNTLDEVLPEADYVLLMGVNPGFGGQKFIDSVEGKVARLRSRIDEAGLPTLIEVDGGVTLDNAGRLRKAGVDILVAGTTIFSAEEYSIIIKALRTGP
- the rpsP gene encoding 30S ribosomal protein S16, yielding MAVKIRLKRMGAKKNPKYRVVVADVRSPRDGRVIEELGTYDPIPTPPVVSINEPRALYWLGQGARPTDKVASLLRGVGLLKKFREAAAPSIE
- a CDS encoding KH domain-containing protein; its protein translation is MLKELIYGIAKALVDHPELVQVNVVEGEKTTVIELRVAREDLGKVIGREGRTARAIRTILNAVATKLRRRAVLEILE
- the rimM gene encoding 16S rRNA processing protein RimM, producing the protein MSNSLILIGGVTRAQGLKGALRVVPYLGASEDYGALSSVILMAEDREEERTVRACRAHGKVLIMELDGVDDRTAAESYVGAGLYADRRQLRDLEAGEFYKEDLIEATVVTEAGKPIGAVTNFIATGSNDVLVVKGDGEEHLIPLIHSVVRSVDLESRTITVVALEELYEEPTEVS